A window from Corynebacterium accolens encodes these proteins:
- a CDS encoding HIT family protein: protein MASVFSKIITGDLPARFVYRDKTCVAFLSIEPLRYGHTLVVPVEEVDKWTDLDPQTWAHLNEVALEIGEAIKNAYDTPRTGYVIAGFDVPHTHIHLFPTEKMEEYDFSKAYAAEDTDDAAMDEAAARIRQHLGTNEDGYRED, encoded by the coding sequence ATGGCTTCTGTATTTAGCAAAATCATCACTGGTGACCTACCCGCCCGCTTTGTCTACCGCGATAAGACCTGCGTGGCATTTCTCTCCATCGAGCCGCTGCGCTACGGCCACACCCTGGTCGTGCCCGTAGAGGAAGTGGATAAGTGGACCGACCTGGATCCGCAGACCTGGGCGCACCTGAACGAGGTGGCCCTGGAAATCGGTGAGGCCATCAAGAACGCGTACGACACCCCGCGCACCGGTTACGTCATCGCCGGCTTCGATGTGCCGCACACCCACATCCACCTCTTCCCCACCGAGAAGATGGAAGAGTACGACTTTTCCAAGGCCTATGCCGCCGAGGACACCGACGATGCCGCCATGGATGAGGCGGCCGCGCGCATCCGCCAGCACCTAGGCACCAACGAGGATGGCTACCGCGAGGACTAA
- the purD gene encoding phosphoribosylamine--glycine ligase, translating into MRILVIGSGGREHALVKGLHADPQATEIHVAPGSAAMEPLATLHPEYSQVDDPERMVELAREINAELVVIGPEVPLVAGVADALRAAGIAVFGPNKDAAQIEGSKAFAKEVMEAAGVKTARAEQLRPGASDTDIEAALDNFGPQFVVKDDGLAGGKGVVVTGERAAARAHVDAVLGAGNPVLLESFLDGPEVSLFCLVDGETVVPLLPAQDHKRAYDNDEGPNTGGMGAYTPLPWLGKDDVQRIVDEVCTPVAKEMVRRGTPYSGLLYAGLAWGDEGPAVVEFNCRFGDPETQAVLSLLQSPLAQALNATATGTLAELAPLQWEDGFAITVVMAAEGYPASPRNGDAITGEGLEDPERVLHAGTKRSNGVFQSNGGRVLNVLGKGDTLDAARENAYATVQGIEFAGGFVRGDIGKRAAAGEISI; encoded by the coding sequence ATGCGCATTCTCGTAATTGGTTCGGGCGGCCGTGAACACGCCCTCGTGAAAGGACTGCACGCTGATCCACAGGCTACGGAGATCCACGTCGCGCCCGGCAGCGCGGCCATGGAACCGCTGGCTACCCTGCACCCGGAATACTCCCAGGTAGATGATCCAGAACGCATGGTGGAACTGGCTCGTGAGATCAATGCTGAGCTCGTGGTCATCGGCCCTGAGGTGCCGTTGGTCGCAGGCGTGGCGGATGCGCTGCGCGCAGCAGGCATCGCCGTCTTTGGGCCGAATAAGGACGCGGCCCAAATTGAAGGCTCCAAGGCCTTTGCCAAGGAAGTCATGGAAGCCGCTGGGGTCAAGACGGCCCGCGCGGAGCAGCTGCGCCCAGGCGCTAGCGATACCGATATTGAGGCCGCGCTGGATAATTTTGGCCCGCAGTTCGTGGTCAAAGATGATGGGCTGGCAGGCGGCAAGGGCGTGGTAGTCACCGGCGAGCGCGCCGCCGCCCGCGCGCATGTAGATGCGGTCTTAGGCGCCGGCAATCCGGTGCTCTTGGAATCTTTCCTGGACGGGCCTGAGGTATCGCTATTTTGCCTTGTCGATGGCGAGACCGTCGTGCCGCTCTTGCCCGCTCAGGACCACAAGCGCGCCTACGATAATGACGAGGGCCCCAATACCGGCGGCATGGGCGCGTACACACCGCTGCCGTGGCTGGGCAAGGACGACGTGCAGCGCATCGTCGACGAGGTATGTACCCCGGTTGCCAAGGAAATGGTGCGCCGCGGCACCCCCTATTCCGGCCTGCTCTATGCCGGGCTAGCTTGGGGCGACGAGGGCCCAGCGGTGGTGGAATTTAACTGTCGCTTTGGTGACCCAGAAACCCAAGCGGTGCTCTCGCTCCTACAGTCCCCGCTGGCGCAAGCGCTCAACGCCACCGCCACCGGCACCCTGGCAGAACTTGCGCCGCTGCAGTGGGAAGACGGCTTTGCCATCACCGTGGTCATGGCGGCAGAGGGCTACCCAGCCTCGCCCCGCAACGGCGATGCCATCACGGGCGAGGGCCTCGAGGATCCAGAGCGCGTGCTGCACGCCGGCACGAAACGCTCCAATGGGGTATTCCAAAGCAATGGTGGCCGCGTGCTCAACGTGCTGGGCAAGGGCGACACGCTAGATGCCGCGCGTGAGAATGCCTACGCCACCGTCCAGGGCATTGAATTTGCGGGAGGGTTTGTCCGTGGGGACATCGGCAAGCGTGCGGCAGCCGGTGAAATTTCTATCTAG
- the purB gene encoding adenylosuccinate lyase — MSHVAEKKNIPNVLSSRYASAELANIWSAEHKIILERKLWIAVMHAQKNXGVDXPAKAISAYEAVIEDVNLESIAERERVTRHDVKARIEEFNALAGYEHIHKGMTSRDLTENVEQLQIHTSLEIIRDKAIAVVSRIGRHAAEYQSLVMAGRSHNVAAQATTLGKRFATAGDEMLLAIERVEDLLSHYPLRGIKGPMGTSQDMLDLMGGSEDKLASLETNIADYLGFRRIFNSVGQVYPRSLDFDAISCLVSLGTAPASLATTIRLMAGNETVTEGFKEGQVGSSAMPHKMNARSCERVTGLQVILRGYLTMAADLAGSQWNEGDVSCSVVRRVALPDAFFAIDGQFEXFLXVLDEFGXXPAMIDRELERYLPFLATTRILMAAVRAGVGRETAHEVIKENAVAVALNMRENGGNQDLVQRLAADDRLPMDEAELERVLEDKHAFIGAAESQVSQVLNRIKALVGEHPKAAAYTPGEIL; from the coding sequence ATAAGCCACGTGGCTGAGAAGAAGAATATCCCCAACGTCCTGTCCTCCCGTTATGCTTCTGCGGAGCTTGCCAATATTTGGAGCGCGGAGCATAAAATCATCCTCGAGCGCAAGCTATGGATCGCCGTGATGCACGCCCAGAAGAACCKGGGCGTGGACAYCCCCGCCAAGGCCATTAGCGCGTATGAAGCCGTTATCGAGGACGTAAACCTCGAATCCATTGCTGAGCGCGAGCGCGTCACCCGCCACGATGTGAAGGCCCGCATCGAAGAATTCAATGCGTTGGCCGGCTACGAGCACATCCACAAGGGCATGACCAGCCGCGATCTCACCGAGAACGTGGAGCAGCTGCAGATCCACACCTCGCTGGAAATCATCCGGGATAAGGCCATCGCCGTGGTCTCGCGCATCGGCCGCCACGCCGCCGAGTACCAATCCCTGGTCATGGCCGGGCGCTCGCACAACGTGGCCGCGCAGGCCACCACGCTGGGCAAGCGCTTTGCCACCGCCGGCGATGAAATGCTGCTGGCCATCGAGCGCGTGGAAGACCTGCTGTCGCACTACCCGCTGCGCGGCATCAAGGGCCCCATGGGTACCTCGCAGGACATGCTGGATCTCATGGGCGGTTCCGAGGATAAGCTCGCCTCCCTAGAGACCAATATTGCGGATTACCTAGGCTTCCGCCGCATCTTCAACTCCGTGGGCCAGGTGTACCCGCGTTCGCTGGATTTCGATGCCATCTCCTGCCTCGTCTCCCTGGGCACCGCCCCGGCATCGCTTGCCACCACCATCCGCCTGATGGCTGGCAACGAGACCGTCACCGAGGGCTTCAAGGAAGGCCAGGTGGGCTCGTCCGCCATGCCGCATAAGATGAACGCCCGCTCCTGCGAGCGCGTGACCGGCCTGCAGGTCATCCTGCGTGGCTACCTCACCATGGCCGCAGACCTCGCCGGCAGCCAGTGGAACGAGGGCGATGTCTCCTGCTCGGTGGTGCGACGCGTGGCGCTTCCCGATGCCTTCTTTGCCATCGACGGCCAATTCGAAMCCTTCCTTMCCGTGCTCGATGAATTCGGASCCTYCCCCGCCATGATCGACCGCGAGCTGGAGCGCTACCTGCCCTTCCTCGCCACCACCCGCATCCTCATGGCGGCGGTGCGCGCCGGGGTGGGCCGCGAGACCGCCCACGAGGTTATCAAGGAAAACGCCGTGGCCGTGGCCCTGAACATGCGCGAAAACGGCGGCAACCAGGACTTGGTCCAGCGCCTTGCAGCGGACGACCGCCTGCCCATGGACGAGGCTGAGCTCGAAAGGGTCCTCGAGGATAAGCACGCCTTCATCGGCGCCGCCGAATCCCAAGTCTCCCAGGTCTTGAACCGCATCAAGGCCCTCGTGGGCGAGCACCCGAAGGCCGCCGCTTATACTCCGGGCGAAATCCTTTAG
- a CDS encoding phosphoribosylaminoimidazolesuccinocarboxamide synthase: protein MRPELSSYTHVASGKVRDIYDVDDTTLLMVVSDRISAYDFALEPAIPDKGRVLTATSKFFFDAIDFPNHLAGPLDDERIPEECLGRAMVVKKLDMLPFECVARGFLTGSGLKEYQADGTVCGIELPAGLVEASRLPEPIFTPATKAEQGDHDENVSFEHVADKLGRERSEELRAATLRIYAKAAQLAEEKGIILADTKFEFGLDADGTLVLADEVLTPDSSRYWPADSYVEGEVQPSFDKQYVRDWLTSDASGWDKSSETTPPALPDDVVSAXRLRYIEAYEKLSGERFADFLAPRS from the coding sequence ATGCGTCCTGAGCTTTCTTCTTATACCCATGTAGCCTCCGGTAAAGTCCGCGATATTTACGATGTGGATGACACTACCCTGCTGATGGTGGTCTCTGACCGCATCTCCGCCTACGACTTTGCCTTGGAACCGGCCATCCCGGACAAGGGCCGGGTTCTCACGGCCACCTCGAAGTTCTTCTTTGATGCCATTGACTTTCCCAACCACCTCGCGGGACCGCTTGATGATGAGCGCATTCCGGAAGAATGCTTGGGTCGCGCCATGGTGGTCAAGAAGCTAGACATGTTGCCCTTTGAGTGCGTGGCGCGCGGTTTCCTTACCGGTTCCGGCTTGAAGGAATACCAGGCTGACGGCACCGTGTGCGGCATCGAGCTGCCCGCCGGCTTGGTGGAGGCCTCCCGCTTGCCCGAGCCCATTTTCACTCCGGCCACCAAGGCTGAGCAGGGCGATCACGATGAGAACGTCTCTTTCGAACACGTGGCAGATAAGCTCGGCCGCGAGCGCTCCGAGGAACTGCGCGCGGCCACCTTGCGTATTTATGCCAAGGCCGCCCAATTGGCGGAGGAGAAGGGAATTATCTTGGCCGATACCAAATTCGAGTTCGGCCTCGATGCGGATGGCACGCTCGTGCTTGCCGATGAAGTCCTCACCCCCGATTCCTCCCGCTACTGGCCCGCAGATTCCTACGTGGAAGGCGAGGTCCAGCCCTCCTTTGATAAGCAGTACGTGCGCGATTGGCTGACTTCTGATGCCTCCGGCTGGGATAAGTCCTCTGAGACCACCCCGCCCGCGCTTCCCGATGACGTCGTTTCCGCCMCCCGCCTGCGCTATATCGAGGCCTACGAAAAGCTATCGGGTGAGCGCTTCGCGGACTTCCTTGCGCCGCGTTCCTAG
- a CDS encoding S9 family peptidase yields the protein MSDEKTTAPVAPVHPVKREFHGREFVDNYEWLRDKQSQETLDYLNAENDYTAAHTGHLDAMTENIFQEIKSRIKQTDMSVPARRGKYWYYGRSEEGKNYGYSCRIPVEEGSDPWTAPVIPEEGSPEDEEIILDANALAEGKDFFALGAASISDSGRYLAYSVDFAGDERFELSIKDLDTGELLDDHLTGIFYGATWAGDGYIFYSTVDDAWRPDAVWRHKVGTEQSADVRVFHEEDEHFNVGIGSARSDKYLFIGVGSKITSEAWVLDTDNPEGEFRPLWTRETGVDYDVDHAVVGGEDYWIVTHNATGPNFAVGYAKVDEDLPALRELPELLAHDDTTRIEGVDTYRDHMVVGYRRGGIGRAAIMRVGDDFGEFEELNFNEELFTVAVDGNPEWDAPVVRVNYVSYIQPAQLFDYRVDTGEYTLLKEQEVPGGYVPDDYVAYRIWSTASDGTKIPVSVVHRSDLDRTKPNPTLLYGYGSYEASMDPYFSATRLSLMDRGMIYAVAHVRGGGEMGRQWYDDGKMLQKKNTFTDFIAVADDLIERRVTTPDQMVAEGGSAGGMLMGAVANMAPDRFTAIQAVVPFVDPLTSMLMPELPLTVPEWEEWGDPYHDPEYYDYMKSYSPYENVEAKDYPDILAITSLNDTRVLYVEPAKWIAQLRATATGGEFLLKTEMAAGHGGVSGRYDKWRQNAFEYAWTINKATGLTE from the coding sequence ATGAGTGATGAAAAGACGACCGCACCGGTAGCCCCAGTCCACCCCGTAAAGCGCGAATTTCACGGCCGCGAATTCGTGGATAATTACGAGTGGCTACGCGATAAGCAATCGCAGGAAACCCTGGATTACCTCAATGCCGAAAACGATTACACGGCGGCGCATACCGGGCACTTGGATGCGATGACGGAGAATATCTTCCAAGAGATTAAATCCCGCATTAAACAAACCGATATGTCCGTGCCAGCCCGCCGCGGTAAGTACTGGTACTACGGCCGCTCCGAGGAGGGCAAGAACTACGGCTATTCCTGCCGCATCCCGGTAGAAGAAGGCAGCGATCCCTGGACCGCACCGGTGATTCCGGAAGAAGGAAGCCCAGAAGACGAAGAAATTATCTTGGACGCCAATGCCCTGGCAGAGGGAAAGGACTTCTTCGCCCTTGGTGCGGCCTCCATCTCAGATTCCGGCCGCTACTTGGCCTATTCCGTGGACTTCGCTGGCGATGAGCGCTTTGAACTGTCCATTAAGGACCTCGATACCGGAGAGCTGCTGGACGATCACCTCACCGGCATTTTCTACGGCGCTACCTGGGCAGGCGACGGCTATATCTTTTACTCCACGGTGGATGATGCCTGGCGCCCGGATGCGGTGTGGCGCCATAAGGTAGGCACCGAGCAATCCGCGGATGTGCGCGTCTTCCATGAGGAGGATGAGCACTTTAACGTGGGCATCGGCAGTGCCCGCTCCGATAAATACCTCTTCATTGGGGTGGGTTCGAAGATTACCTCGGAAGCCTGGGTGCTAGATACGGACAACCCAGAAGGCGAATTCCGCCCGCTGTGGACGCGCGAGACCGGCGTTGACTACGACGTAGACCATGCCGTGGTGGGCGGCGAAGACTACTGGATTGTCACCCACAATGCCACCGGCCCGAACTTCGCGGTGGGCTATGCCAAGGTCGATGAGGATCTTCCCGCCCTGCGCGAACTGCCGGAGCTTTTGGCACACGATGACACCACCCGAATCGAGGGCGTGGACACCTACCGCGACCACATGGTGGTGGGCTACCGCCGCGGTGGCATCGGCCGCGCCGCCATCATGCGCGTTGGCGATGACTTCGGGGAATTCGAAGAACTCAACTTCAACGAGGAACTCTTTACCGTCGCCGTGGACGGTAACCCGGAATGGGACGCGCCGGTAGTCCGCGTGAACTACGTGTCCTATATCCAGCCCGCGCAGCTTTTTGATTACCGCGTGGATACCGGCGAGTACACGCTGCTAAAGGAACAGGAAGTCCCCGGCGGCTATGTTCCGGATGATTACGTGGCCTACCGCATCTGGTCGACCGCCAGCGATGGCACCAAGATCCCAGTCTCCGTGGTGCACCGTTCTGACTTGGACCGCACCAAACCCAATCCGACGCTGCTGTATGGCTACGGCTCCTACGAGGCCAGCATGGACCCGTACTTCTCCGCGACCCGGCTATCGCTCATGGACCGCGGCATGATTTATGCGGTTGCCCACGTGCGCGGCGGCGGCGAGATGGGCCGTCAGTGGTACGACGACGGCAAGATGCTGCAGAAGAAAAACACCTTCACCGATTTCATCGCTGTGGCTGATGACCTCATCGAGCGCCGCGTGACCACCCCGGACCAAATGGTGGCCGAAGGTGGATCCGCCGGGGGCATGCTCATGGGCGCCGTGGCGAATATGGCACCTGACCGCTTTACCGCTATCCAAGCCGTGGTCCCCTTCGTGGACCCGCTGACCTCGATGCTCATGCCAGAGCTTCCCCTTACCGTTCCCGAGTGGGAAGAGTGGGGCGATCCGTACCACGATCCGGAATACTACGACTACATGAAGTCCTACTCTCCCTACGAGAATGTTGAGGCCAAGGACTATCCGGACATCTTGGCTATCACCTCGCTGAATGATACCCGCGTGTTGTATGTGGAACCGGCGAAGTGGATTGCGCAGCTGCGCGCTACCGCCACCGGCGGCGAGTTCCTGCTCAAGACGGAAATGGCCGCCGGGCATGGTGGCGTATCCGGCCGCTACGATAAGTGGCGCCAAAACGCCTTCGAATACGCCTGGACCATCAATAAGGCCACCGGACTTACGGAGTAA
- a CDS encoding DUF2334 domain-containing protein — MTSHLLVSISSIFEDTRKQATSFLSVLDREEIPVSLLIAPHIDGNWHLAKDKDTQQWLKDQAAAGRPLILNGFDQAVQGRRAEFANLNSHEAKLRLAGATRQMAQIGFEPTIFAPPRWRMSPGTLQVLPKFPFEAAASTRGILEVPTGKFHQARNLSFGEGFGSAKWWRKNIIRAAERSAERGNTVRLSVSARNLDDRKVIKDFVKAARRALDAGATPADYSIYLPR; from the coding sequence ATGACTAGCCACCTTCTGGTTTCTATCTCCAGTATTTTTGAGGACACTCGGAAGCAGGCTACAAGCTTCCTGTCGGTTCTGGACCGGGAGGAAATTCCCGTCTCTCTGCTCATCGCCCCGCATATTGATGGCAATTGGCACCTGGCCAAGGACAAGGACACTCAACAGTGGCTGAAGGATCAGGCGGCCGCGGGCCGTCCGCTTATCCTCAATGGTTTTGACCAGGCAGTCCAAGGCCGCCGCGCGGAGTTTGCCAACCTTAATTCGCACGAGGCGAAGTTGCGCCTAGCCGGTGCCACCCGGCAGATGGCGCAGATTGGTTTCGAACCCACCATCTTCGCGCCCCCGCGCTGGCGCATGTCTCCCGGAACGTTGCAGGTCCTGCCCAAATTCCCCTTTGAGGCGGCGGCTTCTACCCGCGGCATCCTGGAGGTGCCCACCGGCAAATTCCACCAAGCCCGCAACCTTTCTTTTGGTGAGGGCTTCGGTTCCGCCAAGTGGTGGCGTAAAAACATCATCCGCGCGGCCGAGCGCTCCGCCGAGCGTGGCAATACCGTGCGTCTTTCCGTCTCCGCCCGCAACCTAGATGACCGCAAGGTCATCAAGGACTTTGTAAAGGCAGCCCGCCGCGCCCTCGACGCGGGCGCTACTCCCGCTGATTACAGCATTTACCTGCCGCGTTAG
- a CDS encoding helix-turn-helix domain-containing protein yields MKRTDELTTQQAADLLNVSRPRVIELMDEGALEGHTEYAHRHLYASSVQGYKRQRDLEQRAAADELAVLSDEMGLYE; encoded by the coding sequence ATGAAACGAACAGATGAACTAACAACGCAACAGGCGGCAGACCTTCTGAATGTCTCTCGGCCGCGAGTCATCGAGCTCATGGACGAAGGAGCCCTGGAGGGACATACAGAATACGCCCACCGGCATCTGTATGCCTCCAGCGTGCAGGGCTATAAACGCCAGAGAGACCTTGAGCAGCGTGCTGCTGCAGACGAGCTCGCGGTGCTTTCTGACGAGATGGGCTTATACGAGTAG
- a CDS encoding ExeM/NucH family extracellular endonuclease: MALRRLGRVALAASFSTLSLSVAVPTALAAPDNSTAVISEVYGGGGNKGASFSNDFIELYNPTDAAIDLTGWSVEYFASNGSSGGKITLSGTIAPHGYYLVQGAAGNGQAQALPTPDAQGKVNMSGTKGSVQLADATGNTIDLVGYGAASKSEGAPTGSLSNDTSAFRNAAGADTDDNSADFTIGAPSPTNSGNESPAPQPGGSDNSAGSENLPAPEGITPIAEIQGPGDTSPLEGQNVATQGVVTGVWSEGGLNGFTIQTGGTGKEATDASQALFVHMGKKGADKYPSIGDSVEVTGQVSEYYGATQVSASSLKQLDTALEEVTPLAVDELPQGDSARESFEHMLIQPGTHTVTNNYSLNQYGEVGLAPGDEAFRQPSDVHSPSTDPNSDLQKLAKDNAEKLVTLDDGRTRDYLRTDKDTPLPYIAQDGGKTIKSLRTTDTVEFQHPVIVGYSHDQWRFQPTEPVTGESASADLPISWEESRDAELHAVDDVKGEYTIGAFNVLNYFTSLGEEFGGSAYTDREGNKVTVNRGKTRGAYTESALKDQERKIVAAINGLDADVIGLSEIEDGYAVTGDFNQRDKALKRLTEKLNEAAGSEKWAFVPSPSKEQVPEHPDVIRTAFIYHKDVVKPVGESRIFQDPRFSGTAREPLAQEFQPLNSDDESFVAVANHFKSKGSVAKGDEDSGDGQGNNPNVRNAQAQAVLDALHKQDDWKDKPLFALGDFNTYTHETALDVFRNDGFTVPAEKYGADTSYQFGGLLGTLDHVLANEVASGALDDAQVWNINADEPVAFEXSRRNYNAVDFYDDSPFRASDHDPVKVGFTLGEDESTDDGDQGNDANQDDNTDGPGFGFGSSSWGTGAIIGFAILAGLLAIPGFMAATGNLQKIIPAGIWGMLPQQAKDFINGLSK, from the coding sequence ATGGCTCTTCGCCGCCTTGGCAGGGTAGCCCTCGCTGCCAGTTTCTCCACCCTCTCCCTATCCGTCGCGGTGCCTACCGCCTTGGCCGCCCCGGATAATTCCACCGCGGTCATCTCTGAGGTCTACGGCGGTGGCGGAAATAAGGGTGCGAGCTTTTCCAATGATTTCATCGAGCTTTATAACCCCACCGATGCTGCAATCGATCTCACCGGCTGGTCCGTGGAGTACTTCGCCTCCAACGGCAGTAGCGGCGGCAAGATAACCCTGTCTGGCACCATTGCTCCCCACGGTTACTACCTGGTGCAGGGTGCGGCCGGCAATGGTCAGGCCCAGGCTCTTCCCACCCCGGATGCGCAAGGCAAGGTCAATATGTCCGGCACGAAAGGCTCGGTGCAGCTTGCCGATGCCACCGGCAACACCATTGACCTCGTAGGTTACGGCGCCGCCTCCAAGTCTGAAGGAGCTCCCACGGGCTCGCTGTCTAATGACACCTCTGCTTTCCGCAACGCGGCGGGCGCCGATACCGATGACAACTCCGCAGACTTCACCATCGGTGCACCGTCTCCTACCAACTCTGGCAACGAGTCCCCGGCCCCGCAGCCGGGTGGCTCCGATAATTCCGCAGGTTCTGAGAATCTTCCCGCGCCCGAAGGCATAACCCCGATTGCGGAAATCCAAGGCCCCGGCGATACCTCCCCGCTCGAGGGCCAAAACGTTGCTACCCAGGGCGTTGTCACCGGCGTGTGGAGCGAGGGCGGGCTCAACGGCTTTACCATCCAGACCGGCGGCACCGGCAAAGAAGCCACCGATGCCTCCCAGGCGCTATTTGTCCACATGGGTAAAAAGGGCGCCGATAAATACCCCAGCATCGGTGATTCCGTAGAGGTCACCGGCCAGGTTTCCGAGTATTACGGCGCCACCCAGGTCAGCGCTTCTTCCCTCAAGCAGCTCGATACCGCGCTGGAGGAGGTCACCCCGCTCGCCGTGGATGAGCTGCCCCAGGGCGACAGCGCCCGCGAGTCCTTTGAGCACATGCTCATCCAGCCCGGCACGCACACCGTGACCAATAACTACTCGCTCAACCAATACGGCGAGGTCGGCCTCGCCCCGGGCGATGAGGCCTTCCGCCAGCCTTCCGATGTCCACTCCCCTTCCACCGACCCCAATTCCGATCTGCAAAAACTGGCCAAGGACAACGCGGAAAAGCTCGTTACCTTAGATGATGGCCGCACCCGCGATTATTTAAGGACCGATAAGGACACCCCACTGCCCTATATCGCCCAAGATGGCGGCAAGACCATCAAGTCCCTGCGCACCACCGATACCGTGGAATTCCAGCACCCAGTCATCGTGGGCTACTCCCACGATCAGTGGCGCTTCCAGCCCACCGAGCCGGTCACAGGTGAGTCCGCTAGCGCCGATCTCCCCATCTCCTGGGAAGAATCCCGCGATGCGGAGCTGCACGCCGTTGATGACGTCAAGGGCGAATACACCATCGGCGCCTTCAACGTGCTGAATTACTTCACCTCCCTGGGCGAGGAATTCGGCGGCAGCGCCTATACCGACCGCGAAGGAAATAAGGTCACCGTCAACCGCGGCAAGACCCGCGGCGCCTATACCGAATCCGCCTTAAAGGACCAAGAGCGCAAGATCGTCGCCGCCATCAATGGCCTCGATGCCGATGTCATCGGCCTTTCCGAAATCGAAGATGGCTACGCCGTCACCGGGGACTTTAACCAGCGCGATAAGGCACTGAAACGCCTGACCGAAAAACTCAACGAGGCCGCGGGCTCCGAGAAGTGGGCCTTCGTGCCCTCCCCGTCCAAGGAACAGGTCCCTGAGCACCCCGATGTCATCCGCACTGCGTTCATTTATCACAAGGACGTGGTCAAGCCCGTGGGCGAATCCCGCATCTTCCAGGATCCGCGCTTTTCCGGCACCGCCCGCGAGCCGCTGGCCCAGGAATTCCAGCCGCTCAATAGCGATGACGAGTCCTTCGTCGCCGTGGCCAACCACTTCAAGTCCAAGGGCTCGGTGGCCAAGGGCGATGAGGATTCCGGCGATGGCCAGGGCAATAACCCCAACGTCCGCAATGCCCAAGCCCAGGCCGTGCTCGATGCCCTGCACAAGCAGGACGATTGGAAAGATAAGCCGCTTTTCGCCCTGGGTGATTTCAATACCTACACCCATGAAACCGCGCTCGATGTCTTCCGCAATGATGGCTTTACCGTGCCTGCCGAAAAGTACGGCGCCGATACCTCCTACCAGTTCGGCGGCCTGCTCGGCACCTTGGACCACGTCCTAGCCAATGAGGTTGCTTCGGGCGCGCTTGACGATGCCCAAGTGTGGAACATCAACGCCGACGAGCCCGTCGCCTTTGAGTMCTCCCGCCGCAACTACAACGCCGTAGATTTCTACGACGATTCCCCCTTCCGTGCCTCTGACCACGACCCCGTCAAGGTCGGCTTCACGCTCGGCGAGGATGAATCCACCGACGACGGCGATCAGGGCAACGATGCCAACCAGGACGACAACACCGATGGCCCAGGCTTCGGGTTCGGCTCTAGCTCCTGGGGCACCGGCGCCATTATCGGCTTTGCCATCCTGGCCGGCCTGCTCGCTATCCCCGGCTTCATGGCGGCCACCGGCAACCTGCAGAAGATCATCCCCGCTGGTATCTGGGGCATGCTCCCCCAGCAGGCGAAGGACTTCATCAACGGCCTGAGCAAGTAG
- the purS gene encoding phosphoribosylformylglycinamidine synthase subunit PurS, whose protein sequence is MARVVVNVMPKAEILDPQGQAVVRALGRIGVSGVSDVRQGKRFELEVDDSVTAEELDKVAETLLANTVIEDYEVTQLEVK, encoded by the coding sequence ATGGCTCGTGTAGTTGTCAATGTCATGCCCAAGGCGGAAATTCTGGATCCGCAGGGCCAAGCTGTCGTCCGCGCATTGGGTCGCATCGGAGTATCCGGTGTCAGCGATGTGCGCCAAGGAAAGCGCTTCGAACTCGAGGTAGATGATTCCGTTACCGCAGAGGAACTGGATAAGGTGGCAGAAACGCTGCTGGCTAATACCGTCATCGAGGACTACGAGGTTACGCAGCTGGAGGTCAAGTAA
- the purQ gene encoding phosphoribosylformylglycinamidine synthase subunit PurQ, translating to MTAKIGVITFPGTLDDVDAARAARTAGAEVINLWHADADLRGVDAVVVPGGFSYGDYLRSGAISALAPVMRSVIDRAKAGMPVLGICNGFQILTEAGLLPGALTRNKGLHFHCTDTYLEVEHSTTAWTSEFEKGQKILVPAKHGEGRFQAGDDDIARIEGEGRVVFRYTDNYNGSINGIAGVSDETGRIVGLMPHPEHAIDPLTGPSTDGLGLFVSAIKAVAEAPAV from the coding sequence GTGACCGCAAAAATCGGAGTAATCACCTTCCCCGGCACCCTGGATGATGTGGATGCCGCCCGCGCGGCCCGCACCGCCGGCGCCGAGGTCATTAACCTCTGGCACGCAGATGCTGATCTGCGCGGCGTGGACGCGGTAGTCGTGCCGGGCGGTTTTTCCTATGGTGACTACCTGCGCTCGGGCGCTATTTCGGCGCTCGCCCCCGTCATGCGCAGCGTCATCGACCGCGCCAAGGCGGGAATGCCGGTGCTCGGCATTTGCAATGGTTTCCAAATCTTGACTGAAGCAGGCCTCTTACCGGGCGCATTGACTCGGAATAAGGGCCTGCATTTTCATTGCACCGATACTTACCTGGAGGTGGAGCACTCCACCACGGCCTGGACCAGCGAGTTTGAAAAGGGCCAAAAGATTTTGGTGCCCGCCAAGCACGGTGAGGGCCGCTTCCAAGCAGGCGATGACGATATCGCCCGCATCGAGGGCGAAGGCCGCGTGGTCTTCCGCTATACCGATAATTACAACGGCTCCATCAATGGCATTGCTGGGGTAAGCGATGAGACCGGCCGGATTGTGGGCCTCATGCCGCACCCCGAGCACGCCATTGACCCGCTGACCGGCCCATCCACCGACGGATTGGGACTATTCGTATCCGCCATCAAGGCCGTCGCGGAAGCGCCGGCGGTTTAA